One window of Catharus ustulatus isolate bCatUst1 chromosome 3, bCatUst1.pri.v2, whole genome shotgun sequence genomic DNA carries:
- the CHRNA2 gene encoding neuronal acetylcholine receptor subunit alpha-2 isoform X2: MGSSGSGSAGCFSRWIFPFLLLCCFQAAMGQRRSHAEDRLFKRLFSGYNRWSRPVPNTSDVVIVRFGLSIAQLIDVDEKNQMMTTNVWLKQEWSDYKLRWDPAEYDNVTSIRVPSEMIWIPDIVLYNNADGEFAVTHMTKAHLLWDGTVTWVPPAIYKSSCSIDVTFFPFDQQNCKMKFGSWTYDKAKIDLENMDHHVDLKDYWESGEWAIINAISTYTSKKYDCCTEIYPDITFYFVIRRLPLFYTINLIIPCLLISCLTVLVFYLPSDCGEKITLCISVLLSLTVFLLLITEIIPSTSLVIPLIGEYLLFTMIFVTLSIIITVFVLNVHHRSPSTHTMPRWVRSFFLDLVPRWLFMRRPPALPVPPEGTGGQYDHPGARLSTSRCWLETDVDDKWEEEEEEEEEEEGKTYPGHPMESQESQFHYRKASGGSASHGSSKGKDEEEEEEEEEKEDEEEEGSEQGLALSPRMLKALEGVQYIADHLRAEDADFSVKEDWKYVAMVIDRIFLWMFIIVCLLGTVGLFLPPYLAGMI; this comes from the exons ATGGGGAGCAGCGGCTCAGGGAGCGCGGGATGCTTTTCCCGATGGATTTTcccattcctcctcctctgctgcttccaggcGG CCATGGGCCAGCGCCGGAGCCACGCGGAGGATCGGCTCTTCAAGCGCCTTTTTTCGGGATACAACCGCTGGTCCCGGCCCGTTCCCAACACTTCCGACGTGGTCATCGTCCGCTTCGGGCTCTCCATCGCCCAGCTCATCGACGTG gatGAGAAGAACCAGATGATGACCACCAACGTCTGGCTGAAGCAG GAGTGGAGCGACTACAAACTGCGCTGGGACCCGGCCGAGTACGACAATGTCACGTCCATCCGCGTGCCCTCCGAGATGATCTGGATCCCGGATATCGTCCTCTACAACAA tGCCGACGGCGAGTTCGCCGTGACCCACATGACCAAGGCCCACCTGCTCTGGGACGGCACGGTCACCTGGGTGCCGCCGGCCATCTAcaagagctcctgcagcatcgACGTCACCTTCTTCCCCTTCGACCAGCAGAACTGCAAGATGAAGTTCGGCTCCTGGACCTACGACAAGGCCAAGATCGACCTGGAGAACATGGACCACCACGTGGACCTCAAGGACTACTGGGAGAGTGGCGAGTGGGCCATCATCAACGCCATCAGCACCTACACCTCCAAGAAGTACGACTGCTGCACGGAGATCTACCCGGACATCACCTTCTACTTCGTCATCCGGCGCCTGCCGCTCTTCTACACCATCAACCTCATCATCCCGTGCCTGCTCATCTCCTGCCTCACCGTCCTGGTGTTCTACCTGCCCTCGGACTGCGGCGAGAAGATCACGCTCTGCATCTCCGTGCTGCTGTCGCTCACCGTCTTCCTGCTGCTCATCACCGAGATCATCCCGTCCACCTCGCTGGTCATCCCGCTGATCGGCGAGTACCTGCTCTTCACCATGATCTTCGTCACGCTCTCCATCATCATCACCGTCTTCGTGCTCAACGTGCACCACCGCTCGCCCAGCACGCACACCATGCCACGCTGGGTCCGGAGCTTCTTCCTGGATTTGGTGCCGCGCTGGTTGTTCATGAGGAGGCCGCCGGCGCTGCCGGTGCCGCCCGAGGGGACGGGGGGACAGTACGACCACCCTGGGGCGCGGCTCAGCACGTCCCGGTGCTGGCTGGAGACCGACGTGGATGACaagtgggaggaggaggaggaggaggaagaggaagaagaggggaaGACCTATCCTGGCCATCCCATGGAATCCCAGGAGAGCCAGTTCCACTACAGGAAGGCATCCGGGGGCTCAGCATCGCATGGATCATCCAAGGggaaggatgaggaggaagaggaggaggaggaggagaaggaggatgaggaggaggaaggctcGGAGCAGGGCTTGGCGCTGTCTCCCAGGATGCTGAAGGCCCTGGAGGGGGTGCAGTACATTGCGGATCACCTGCGGGCCGAGGACGCCGACTTCTCC GTGAAGGAAGACTGGAAATACGTGGCCATGGTGATCGACCGGATCTTCCTGTGGATGTTCATCATCGTCTGCCTGCTGGGCACCGTGGGGCTCTTCCTGCCACCCTACCTGGCCGGCATGATCTAG
- the CHRNA2 gene encoding neuronal acetylcholine receptor subunit alpha-2 isoform X1, whose amino-acid sequence MGSSGSGSAGCFSRWIFPFLLLCCFQAAMGQRRSHAEDRLFKRLFSGYNRWSRPVPNTSDVVIVRFGLSIAQLIDVDEKNQMMTTNVWLKQVGAAPDLGMGFGNGIWERDLGTGFGGVSMDLLRVSRQEWSDYKLRWDPAEYDNVTSIRVPSEMIWIPDIVLYNNADGEFAVTHMTKAHLLWDGTVTWVPPAIYKSSCSIDVTFFPFDQQNCKMKFGSWTYDKAKIDLENMDHHVDLKDYWESGEWAIINAISTYTSKKYDCCTEIYPDITFYFVIRRLPLFYTINLIIPCLLISCLTVLVFYLPSDCGEKITLCISVLLSLTVFLLLITEIIPSTSLVIPLIGEYLLFTMIFVTLSIIITVFVLNVHHRSPSTHTMPRWVRSFFLDLVPRWLFMRRPPALPVPPEGTGGQYDHPGARLSTSRCWLETDVDDKWEEEEEEEEEEEGKTYPGHPMESQESQFHYRKASGGSASHGSSKGKDEEEEEEEEEKEDEEEEGSEQGLALSPRMLKALEGVQYIADHLRAEDADFSVKEDWKYVAMVIDRIFLWMFIIVCLLGTVGLFLPPYLAGMI is encoded by the exons ATGGGGAGCAGCGGCTCAGGGAGCGCGGGATGCTTTTCCCGATGGATTTTcccattcctcctcctctgctgcttccaggcGG CCATGGGCCAGCGCCGGAGCCACGCGGAGGATCGGCTCTTCAAGCGCCTTTTTTCGGGATACAACCGCTGGTCCCGGCCCGTTCCCAACACTTCCGACGTGGTCATCGTCCGCTTCGGGCTCTCCATCGCCCAGCTCATCGACGTG gatGAGAAGAACCAGATGATGACCACCAACGTCTGGCTGAAGCAGGTAGGAGCTGCTCCCgacctgggaatgggatttgggaatgggatttgggaacgGGATTTGGGAAcgggatttgggggtgtctcCATGGATCTGCTCCGCGTGTCCCGGCAGGAGTGGAGCGACTACAAACTGCGCTGGGACCCGGCCGAGTACGACAATGTCACGTCCATCCGCGTGCCCTCCGAGATGATCTGGATCCCGGATATCGTCCTCTACAACAA tGCCGACGGCGAGTTCGCCGTGACCCACATGACCAAGGCCCACCTGCTCTGGGACGGCACGGTCACCTGGGTGCCGCCGGCCATCTAcaagagctcctgcagcatcgACGTCACCTTCTTCCCCTTCGACCAGCAGAACTGCAAGATGAAGTTCGGCTCCTGGACCTACGACAAGGCCAAGATCGACCTGGAGAACATGGACCACCACGTGGACCTCAAGGACTACTGGGAGAGTGGCGAGTGGGCCATCATCAACGCCATCAGCACCTACACCTCCAAGAAGTACGACTGCTGCACGGAGATCTACCCGGACATCACCTTCTACTTCGTCATCCGGCGCCTGCCGCTCTTCTACACCATCAACCTCATCATCCCGTGCCTGCTCATCTCCTGCCTCACCGTCCTGGTGTTCTACCTGCCCTCGGACTGCGGCGAGAAGATCACGCTCTGCATCTCCGTGCTGCTGTCGCTCACCGTCTTCCTGCTGCTCATCACCGAGATCATCCCGTCCACCTCGCTGGTCATCCCGCTGATCGGCGAGTACCTGCTCTTCACCATGATCTTCGTCACGCTCTCCATCATCATCACCGTCTTCGTGCTCAACGTGCACCACCGCTCGCCCAGCACGCACACCATGCCACGCTGGGTCCGGAGCTTCTTCCTGGATTTGGTGCCGCGCTGGTTGTTCATGAGGAGGCCGCCGGCGCTGCCGGTGCCGCCCGAGGGGACGGGGGGACAGTACGACCACCCTGGGGCGCGGCTCAGCACGTCCCGGTGCTGGCTGGAGACCGACGTGGATGACaagtgggaggaggaggaggaggaggaagaggaagaagaggggaaGACCTATCCTGGCCATCCCATGGAATCCCAGGAGAGCCAGTTCCACTACAGGAAGGCATCCGGGGGCTCAGCATCGCATGGATCATCCAAGGggaaggatgaggaggaagaggaggaggaggaggagaaggaggatgaggaggaggaaggctcGGAGCAGGGCTTGGCGCTGTCTCCCAGGATGCTGAAGGCCCTGGAGGGGGTGCAGTACATTGCGGATCACCTGCGGGCCGAGGACGCCGACTTCTCC GTGAAGGAAGACTGGAAATACGTGGCCATGGTGATCGACCGGATCTTCCTGTGGATGTTCATCATCGTCTGCCTGCTGGGCACCGTGGGGCTCTTCCTGCCACCCTACCTGGCCGGCATGATCTAG
- the EPHX2 gene encoding bifunctional epoxide hydrolase 2: MARRAVLFDLGGVLFEPGLQHFLGNCEREWALPRNFLRDVLLAGGSQSPHSRAMSGQITLSQLLSEMDEGCRRQADSLGIAIPSGFSVARPFQDLQAQGRVNIRMLQAAGTLRRNGFRTCILTNNWVDDSSGRFLTAALLTRLRSHFDLVLESCRIGIAKPDPGIYSYALEALQAQPHEVIFLDDLGENLKPAREMGMATILFQDTESGLRELQELSGIQLLKEEELLPRPCTPSEVTHGYVSIRPGVRLHFVEMGQGPVICLCHGFPESWLSWRFQIPALASAGFRVIALEMKGYGESTAPPDISEYSQEQICKDFVTFLDKLGIPQVVLVGHDWGGAVAWNVALFYPERLRAVASLNTPYRPADPDTDIMEKLASNPAFDYQFYFQEPGVAEAELGKDIGRTLRILIRSTSPEDRLPVNFSSQKVRERGGLLVGFPEDIPGSRLLPPPELEYYVQQFQKSGFRGPLNWYRNLRANWKWALSARNRKIPIPALLVTAGKDPVLHPILSKGMESWIPQLHRENLEECGHWTQLERPADVNRILLEWLEKLPPDPPFPGNSKL; this comes from the exons ATGGCGCGGCGCGCGGTGCTCTTCGACCTCGGTGGGGTTTTGTTCGAGCCAGGCCTGCAGCACTTCCTGGGGAACTGCGAGCGCGAATGGGCCTTGCCCAG GAATTTCCTGcgggatgtgctgctggccgGCGGATCCCAGAGCCCGCATTCCCGAGCCATGAGCGGCCAAATCACCCTGAGCCAG ctgctttcgGAGATGGACGAGGGCTGCCGGCGCCAGGCCGATTCCTTGGGAATCGCCATTCCCAGCGGATTTTCCGTGGCTCGgcccttccaggacctgcagGCCCAGGGCAGGGTCAACATCCGGATGCTGCAGGCAGCCGGGACCCTGCGCCGGAATG GATTCAGGACCTGCATCCTGACCAACAACTGGGTGGACGACAGCTCCGGGCGGTTCCTCACGGCCGCGCTCCTGACGCGGCTCCGGAGCCACTTCGACCTGGTGCTGGAATCCTGCAGGATCGGGATCGCCAAACCGGATCCCGGGATCTACTCCTACGCCCTGGAGGCGCTGCAGGCCCAGCCGCACGAG GTGATTTTCCTGGATGACCTCGGGGAGAACCTGAAGCCGGCGCGGGAGATGGGAATGGCCACGATCCTTTTCCAGGATACGGAATCCGGACTccgggagctgcaggagctctccGGGATCCAG ctcctgaaggaggaggagctgctgccgaGGCCGTGCACTCCGTCCGAGGTCACGCATGGATACGTCTCCATCCGG ccGGGAGTGCGGCTGCACTTTGTGGAGATGGGCCAGGGCCCCGTGATCTGCCTGTGCCACGGATTCCCAGAATCCTGGCTCTCCTGGCGCTTCCAG ATCCCGGCGTTGGCCAGTGCCGGATTCCGGGTGATCGCGCTGGAAATGAAGGGATACGGAGAATCCACGGCTCCACCCG ATATCTCGGAATATTCCCAGGAACAGATCTGCAAG gattttgtgaCTTTCTTGGATAAACTG gGAATTCCCCAGGTTGTCCTGGTTGGCCACGACTGGGGCGGAGCCGTGGCCTGGAACGTGGCGCTGTTCTATCCCGAGAGGCTCCG CGCTGTGGCCTCGCTGAACACTCCGTACCGGCCGGCCGATCCCGACACGGATATCATGGAAAAGTTGGCATCTAATCCTGCTTTTGATTATCAGTTTTATTTCCAGGAGCCG GGAGTGGCGGAAGCggagctgggaaaggacatCGGAAGGACCCTGAGGATCCTGATCCGCTCCACGAGCCCAGAG GATCGCCTTCCCGTCAACTTCAGCTCCCAAAAAGTCCGGGAGAGAG GGGGTCTCCTGGTGGGATTCCCGGAAGACATCCCTGGGAGCCGCCTCCTGCCGCCTCCTGAGCTGGAATATTACGTCCAACAATTCCAAAAATCGGGATTCAG GGGTCCCCTGAACTGGTACCGGAACCTGAGAGCCAACTGGAAATGGGCCCTGAGCGCCAGGAACAGGAAG ATCCCGATCCCGGCACTGCTGGTGACGGCCGGGAAGGATCCGGTGCTGCATCCCATCCTCAGCAAGGGCATGGAGagctgg ATCCCACAGCTGCACCGGGAGAACCTCGAGGAATGCGGGCActggacacagctggagag GCCAGCCGACGTGAACCGGATCCTGCTGGAATGGCTGGAAAAGCTCCCCCCAGATCCTCCTTTTCCCGGGAATTCCAAGCTTTGA